The sequence TTTGTAGATTTAAATCATGAGAAAACACCATGTGATTTTCATAAGCAAAATACAAACAAACTAAGCTGTAGCAGAGTCTATCTCAGTTAATGGGAATATGCATTAATATTTAGAATGCATTGTGATAGTTCACATTTAAGCACAAAATCTGATTACTGAACTTAAAAAATTGGAAAAGCTGCGTGGACATGTTCCCTGGTTAATAAATTTAGGAAAATGCAAAGGTTATATAGTTACCACACAGGCACGCACCAATGATGAGAGGTTGccttttaaaaccattaatGCAAAGACTTAATAATATCTTCCACAACATCTTCTCATTTAAGTGGTTGTTAAAGAGCTAAACTTTTCTGTGAcaagaaataattttcttttcagttttgttttcctttgataaaaaaaaactcgttaGAGATTCAAATGAACACTATCCAAGAACTGGATATGCAACAAGAGAAACCTCAACAAGTGAAGAGTCAAAactgaggatgtcaagaatcaacaaaatccatagaagaaaaaaaaaaggatggggAGCTGCAGAATCActcaaaaacaataacaataaacaaGCCTCAGTTGCAAAATAGGTGGGGTCAGCTATAtggaaaatgaaaatcaaatatgTGCAAACATATGCATCTTATATCCCATGAGATTAAGTCCCCATCCCAATCTATCAATAGGACCATATGATACAAACAGGGAAGTAGAACATCCTTGTCGGAGTTTCCAACAAGattaaaaatcttcaaaaattgagaaaaaatgttTCTGCAACTAGAACTAACAAAAGAAGCATGTGCAGACCACGGACGTAATTATTCAGCCTAAAGAAATCTTAAACACAAGATGTCAATACACCATAGTCCATCATGCTATTGCAAGATAAATTTAAACGCACCAAATAATATTGGAATGGAGAAAGAACATCTCATGCAGCaccaaagtaaaataataataataataattaaaaaaaaatcaatagatatTCAAATTACCTTATGGCATGTACTTGGATCTTGGATCAACCAAAGAAGACAGTCTATAGCCATATACTGCCAATCATCTGATGACCTAGCTATATTACACAATGCTTCAATAATACCAGGACAGCTAGCAACAGGTCCCCTACCAAGCTTATGATGACAGATTGTTCTTAATAAACCAATACCAGCAGGTGAGTTTTCATTAACAAGCCCACCCCACATGCCTGGCAGTTTTACCAAGAATTCAGGCTTGCATATGGTAGGAAGAAATTCGGGCTTGAAAGCAAAGCAATTAATGAGTTGAAGTGACCAGCACTGTAACTGACTAGCCCATTCCTCTGCTTTCCTGGACTCCATTTCAACACCACCCATGCCACGGGTAAGCAAATCGCAATGATAACTAAGCCTTCTATCGGCGTTTTGGTAAAAATGTGAGTAAACTATTTCTAGTGAACTCATTGCTAGTTGGATGGCGAGTTCAAGGATTTCACCATGACTTGCCACAGCAGGGAAAGTGTTGGTGTATGTGGCCAAGTGTCCTAGTGCCCGTACCGCTACTCTTTGTTCAACCCATGTCAACCTCCCCCTCAAAAGCTCAACTAAGGGAGGAGTTACACCAGCATGGATAGCACTTTCTGCAAACTCTTCCATGTTCATGGTGTAGGATCCGATAATGTGAGCTGCATAGTAAGGAATGTATATGTTCTGATCATGAGAAAGCCAGCGGCGATTCTTTAAGCCTTTCCATATAAGAGCAACCATGCATTCAAATATTCCCAATTCAATGAACTCAGGGTCATTTGGATGTGCCATGGCAGTGTTCCAAAGGCCACTGATTGGGAGAACCTGGCCATCATCATCCTGCGAAGGAAGTTCTCTGAAGAATTTCAGTATACTAGCTCTGCGCTTACTTGGATTCCCTTCCTTCATGACACAAAAAAAGCATCCTGGATATGGACAGTCGGGGGATACTTTATCCATTTTCAGACAGTCAACTACTCTGAATTCATAAACTGCAAAGTGAATTCGTCATTGAACATGGTGATTCAtacaaatacattaaaaaatgcATACCTTACAATAATAACTCCCACATTAGTTCATGAAATTTCAAGATAGGATCATACGGGGGTGGTCACTTCCATTTTTTCCAAAGAGAGTTTCCTCTACTGTGTATGCACAGGGATTGCTAGCCAAGATCATAACGGTAATGCAGAGAACTAacacaaaaatataatgaagCAACTAGGATATTTTCCATCACATCCAAATTCATTCAACCACGAAATTCAGAATATCAGTGCCACACTAATGAAAACGGCTAGCTAAATCAATCTCCATCCCTCCCCCCTTTTTTCTAAATACAAGCTTCAACTATTTCTTATACAAGTTCTCCGAGCCTTGCTTTTATAGCTCTTGAGTGCTTAAAGCAGTTCCTTTAGATGTTCGAATCAATTACGATGGACttggtcattttctttttaactggttggcaacaaaaaaattatgtcaaacaagcaaagaactcataataaaaaaatcacgagTCCAACCTAAAACCAATTGGATCTACAAGAACGAAACTTTAAAGCCCAAGattcaaaaacaccaaaaaagtaaaatcaagtCTTTAAACAAGATCCAAACCCATCTACTGACCCAATCACATAGACAAATAGCCTACAACCCCCCCCCTCCCAACTCCACCCCACAAaagaaaacacacacacaaacacactaCTAGAAAATGGCATACCGTTGAAAGAGGGTTCCTTAGAGAGATAAGCAAGGAGAAGAACAACAATGAATTTGTCaggcaaaaggaagaaaaaagtgtttttctcctGTGTTGTCTGAAAGCAGATTAAAGTAAGGCCTGCTTTTTTGAGCTCGCTCTTGTTAGAGAATGAGAAATGGCTAGAGAGAAACAGAAGTGGAGTATGAGAAAAAGGGGAACGGTGTTCTCGGATTTGTTTGATTCTGACAgcggggggagagagagagagagagagaggctccTGTAGTTGTTGTAATGAAAACAGTGCAGTCTCTCAAGCACTACTATTTTTTAAGCGGCCCTGCTACTTCCTGGTTTTAATGCAATagcttatataaatattaacaaacatcCATTTCTTTCCAAGCCACATTTATTAAGGAACCATTTATTTTAATGctgtaaaaacattttaaaaaataatatatattttttaatataataatactaaaaataaattttaaaaaataaaaaatatatttttttaatatattttttaaataaaaaatattttaaaaaataaccgatACTATATCATAATCTAAATATATCCTCTCACAATTTCACATtacttttagtatttttttttatatcctcatttatgtttcaattattattttaataaaaaaaaattcaagagatttttaatttaatatcaccATTAGGCAATATTTAAGGTCATTTTTTATGTATAGAAATTAAGTCTCTGGaagaacttcaattttttttttatgatagaaCTTATTACATTAATCATATTTTCTACGAAAGATGACGTTAATGGtgtgattaaaaatattttctatcattttttttctttttatatggtaTAATATAAGATTAAATAGAGTTTGAATTCGTGTGATGCCTGCAAGTCTTcgaaactaaaatatttttagcttaaatttttcacaagtcatattatcaaattaaaagtaaaagttTCGTTAACATGAGTGTATCTtttcaaacaatataaaattccTAATTACATGCCTgtgctcgtttttttttttaatatggtatgcTGTTGCTGTTGTCGTATcctggatttattttttaaattgttcatgaaaggtgattttttaaaaactaaataaatatagtaaGATATCTAGTAGGTTGGAGATTTGGAATAAAATCTCAACTcataaatttgaaacaaataattttatgctgagtaaataaattaagagtATTTGagaatgtaataataattattttttaaaagtttttcaaaaattatttttttttatttttaaaaaataatcatacttcaaaataatatgaaaaattaatttttttaaaaatgattttaaaatataaaaagaaacaggattatacacacacacagagagacAACGATGATTATGGttggattgaaaaaaatgagCAATCTTTCCAGAGTTGAAATTAGTTGTGTGTGGCGGCGCGTGGAGGCGTGAGAACAGAAATGCAAAGG is a genomic window of Populus alba chromosome 5, ASM523922v2, whole genome shotgun sequence containing:
- the LOC118031643 gene encoding uncharacterized protein, with product MDKVSPDCPYPGCFFCVMKEGNPSKRRASILKFFRELPSQDDDGQVLPISGLWNTAMAHPNDPEFIELGIFECMVALIWKGLKNRRWLSHDQNIYIPYYAAHIIGSYTMNMEEFAESAIHAGVTPPLVELLRGRLTWVEQRVAVRALGHLATYTNTFPAVASHGEILELAIQLAMSSLEIVYSHFYQNADRRLSYHCDLLTRGMGGVEMESRKAEEWASQLQCWSLQLINCFAFKPEFLPTICKPEFLVKLPGMWGGLVNENSPAGIGLLRTICHHKLGRGPVASCPGIIEALCNIARSSDDWQYMAIDCLLWLIQDPSTCHKVIDKAVPALVDLAEITNLGDHKKLGDYIVNVLQECLQSQGTGRNTISNHVKELIEELLNSKQRLKWEKSMPKEDLHIKQAAALVVKLEGNSLFSSGNIAGAASKYSEALSLCPMRSKKERVVLYSNRAQCHLLLQQPLAAISDATRALCLHSPLNRHAKSLWRRAQAYDMLDLAKESLLDAILFINECSQSNDPDLSSRQNKVPDYAERLVKKQMRAAWLFREAAIKHGGVHGEGDAGDIYGQESDGSEWETASESDIGNDGRAEMGDEYDDDSEWKNEDKRKDKYDKVTLKDLKHGYNVHLAEDQS